A region from the Verrucomicrobiales bacterium genome encodes:
- a CDS encoding redoxin family protein, whose protein sequence is MMTIRTLFPLNPRLLSGVCLGISLATNLQGARDLTSPGKVDNFHLIDHTGTSRELYRQKQARLVVLFVGGNGCPIVRQSIGTLNELEKEFSSQGVEFWILNSNPQDDRAAVQKEATEFSIDFPILLDRGQWVSKNLNIHRTAEAIAIDTKTWKVVYRGQIDDRLGYGTQKPKAEKTPLADALRECLADKPVTHPETEVRGCAITYPAPAEKASITYTKDVAPILQKSCVSCHSPGNIGPFTMPNYEKVKGWSAMIREVLLEQRMPPWPADPQVGHFANPRFLSVEETQTLLGWIAQGSPRGEGEDPLATHQPPTPAEWPLGKPDVVVSMPKEFVVPATGVIPYQYFVIDSPLAEDSWVKATSIKPGNSKVLHHALIFVKYPEALKSIEPRQNAGTAGYFAGFVPGAEPVPFPEGTAKFLPKGTKFVFQMHYAAAGKEERDLTQLGLYLSKEKPQYELRTRAVTQQDLGIPPGARDYPAKASYKFRKPAVLHNLSPHMHVRGASFKYELIYPDGKSETLLSVPRWDFAWQSLYKLKEPISVPAGAQLVCSGTFDNSIGNPANPDPKQWVVFGEQTTDEMFIGYYDIAVPPLDPVSTPKEPKPKAKEPAAVSGAN, encoded by the coding sequence ATGATGACAATCAGAACACTCTTTCCCTTGAATCCCCGCCTGCTCTCCGGAGTGTGCCTGGGGATATCACTCGCTACGAACCTGCAGGGGGCGCGCGATTTGACCTCGCCGGGGAAGGTCGACAATTTTCATCTGATCGACCACACCGGCACATCCCGAGAGCTCTACCGTCAGAAGCAGGCCCGGTTGGTGGTGCTGTTTGTAGGAGGAAACGGCTGTCCCATCGTGCGCCAAAGCATTGGCACCCTCAACGAACTGGAGAAGGAGTTCTCCAGCCAGGGGGTAGAATTTTGGATCCTCAACTCAAATCCGCAGGACGACCGGGCGGCGGTGCAGAAAGAGGCAACCGAGTTCAGCATCGATTTCCCGATTCTTCTCGACCGGGGCCAATGGGTCTCGAAGAACCTGAACATCCATCGTACTGCTGAGGCGATCGCGATCGATACCAAGACTTGGAAAGTCGTGTATCGCGGACAAATCGATGACCGGCTGGGCTATGGGACGCAAAAACCGAAAGCCGAGAAGACGCCGCTGGCCGACGCCCTCCGCGAATGCCTGGCCGACAAGCCGGTGACCCATCCGGAAACTGAAGTTCGAGGCTGCGCCATCACCTATCCCGCCCCGGCCGAAAAAGCCTCGATCACTTATACCAAAGACGTGGCTCCCATCCTGCAGAAGAGCTGCGTAAGCTGTCACAGTCCCGGAAACATCGGCCCCTTTACCATGCCCAACTACGAGAAGGTCAAGGGCTGGTCAGCCATGATCCGGGAAGTCCTCTTGGAGCAGCGGATGCCCCCATGGCCCGCCGATCCTCAGGTCGGACACTTTGCTAACCCGAGGTTCCTCAGCGTTGAGGAGACGCAAACCCTTCTGGGTTGGATTGCTCAGGGATCGCCACGCGGAGAGGGAGAGGATCCGCTGGCCACTCACCAGCCACCGACTCCTGCCGAATGGCCGCTGGGCAAGCCCGATGTGGTGGTTTCCATGCCGAAGGAATTTGTGGTACCCGCGACCGGTGTCATTCCCTATCAATACTTCGTCATCGATTCGCCGCTTGCCGAGGATTCTTGGGTGAAAGCCACGTCAATCAAGCCGGGGAATTCCAAAGTGCTGCATCATGCGTTGATTTTCGTGAAATATCCAGAAGCGCTGAAGTCCATCGAACCCCGTCAAAATGCAGGGACGGCGGGCTATTTCGCCGGATTTGTTCCGGGAGCCGAGCCGGTTCCTTTCCCGGAGGGCACGGCCAAGTTTCTGCCCAAAGGAACCAAATTCGTTTTCCAGATGCACTACGCGGCCGCCGGCAAGGAGGAGCGTGATCTCACCCAACTCGGCCTGTATCTCTCCAAGGAGAAACCTCAATATGAGCTTCGAACCAGGGCCGTCACCCAGCAAGACCTAGGCATTCCACCGGGGGCTCGGGATTATCCAGCAAAAGCCAGCTACAAGTTTCGCAAGCCGGCGGTCCTCCACAACTTGAGCCCCCACATGCACGTCCGTGGAGCTTCCTTCAAATACGAGCTGATCTACCCCGATGGCAAGTCAGAGACTCTGCTCTCCGTGCCCCGCTGGGATTTCGCCTGGCAGTCGCTCTACAAGCTTAAGGAGCCTATTTCGGTCCCTGCCGGCGCCCAACTCGTTTGCTCAGGAACATTTGACAACTCGATCGGCA